TCGGCGGCCGGCGCCGGCCCCTCCGGTACGACGTACGCCACCAGGCGCTTGTCGCCCGGGGCGTCCTCGCGCAGGACGACGGTGGCGGCCGCGATCTCGGCACCGGCCAGCAGCACCGATTCGATCTCGCCCGGTTCGATGCGGTGGCCGCGCAGTTTCACCTGGTCGTCGAGGCGTCCCAGGAACTCCAGCTGCCCGTCGGGCAGCCACCGCACCCGGTCCCCGGTGCGGTAGACCCGCCGGGGCGTGCCGTCGATGTCGAGGGCGGCGAACCGCTCGGCCGTCTGCTGAGGCAACCCCTGGTACCCACGCGCCAGTCCGGCTCCGCCGACGAGGAGTTCGCCCGGGACCCCGATCGGCACGGGCCGGTCGTGCCGGTCGACGACATGGACGACGGTGTTGCGCACCGGGCGGCCGATCGGCGGCACCGCGACCCCCGGCACCACCTCGGCGGAGGTCGTGACCACCGTCGCCTCGGTCGGCCCGTAGTTGTTGACGACGCGGAACGGCAGCCGCAGCCCCGGCGGCAGACGCAGCGCGTCACCCCCGGTGAGGACGTACGCCAGTGAGGTCGCCTCCGGCCAGTCGAGTGCGGCCAGCGCCTCCAGCATGGGCGTGGACAGGAACGTGCCGTGCACCCGCCGCCCGGCCAGCCAGCGCTGGAGCAGCTCAGGGGTGCGCCGCACCGCTTCGTCGGGCACGCACACGGTGGCGCCGGCCGACAGCGCCGGCCACAGCTCCCACGCCGCGGCGTCGAAGCCGAGCCCCGCGAGGTGCGCGACCCGGCGGCCCGGCGCCGCGCCGAAGCTCTCCACCGTCCAGTGGACCAGGTTGACCAGGCTCCGGTGCTCGATCTGCACGCCCTTGGGCCGTCCGGTGGAGCCGCTGGTGTAGATCAGGTACGCCAGGTCGTCCGGGGCGGCGGCGGGCTCCGGGTCGTGGGGTGCCAGATCCTGGACGAGCGGCCAGTCCCGGTCGGTGAGGAATCGGTGGGGCATGCGGGGCAGCCGGTCCGTGTGCGCGGCGTCGGTCACCACATGCGCGGCTCCGGAGTCCTCGATCATGAACGCGAGCCGGTCGGCCGGCAGCTCCGGGTCCAGGGGCACATACGCGGCCCCCGACTTCAGCGCCGCGAGCAGCGCGGTGATCTGGTCGGGCCCGCGCTCCAGGCAGACGGCGACCACCCGGTCGGGCCCGGCGCCGAGCGACCGCAGGTGCCGGGCCAGCCGGTTGGCGCGCTCGTTCAGTTCCCGGTACGTCAGCTCCCCGGCCTCCGACAGAACCGCTGCCGTTCCGGGCAGCAGCGCGGCACGCTCCTCGACGAGCCGGTGCGCCGTCATGGCGGCGCCGGGGGAGAGGGACGAGATCCCGGACCACTCGTCCAGCACACGCCGTCGCTCGGCGCCGGCCAGTACCTCCAGTTCCGACAGCCGCTGGTCCCGGCCCGTGACCGCCGCTTCGAGCAGCGTGGTGAAGTGACCGGCCAGCCGCTTCGCCGTCGCGCGTTCGAACAGGTCCACGGCGAACACGAGATTCCCGTCGAGCGAACCGTCGGGCCGTTCGGTCAGGAACAGCGTCAGATCGAACTTGGCCTCCTCCGCCCGCACCGCGAACGGCTCGACCTCGAGACCCGGCAGCCCCCAGGAGTTCCCGTCCGGCGTGTTCTGAAGCACGAACATGGTCTGGAACAGCGGGGTGCGCGACAGGTCCCGCTCCGGTGCCAGTTCCTCCACCAGCCGCTCGAACGGCAGCTCCTGGTGGTCGAACGCGCCGAGTGCGGTGTCCCTGACCCGGTCGAGGAGCTCACCGAAGGCGGGGTCGCCGGACAGGTCGGTGCGCATCACGAGGGTGTTGACGAAGAAGCCGATCAGCTCCTCCGTCTCGGCCCGGCCGCGACCGGCGACCGGGCTGCCGACCGCGATGTCCTCCTGCCCGCTGTACTTGGCCATGAGCAGCTGGAACACCGCCAGCAGGGACATGAAGAGGCTGGCGCCGTGCCCCGCCGCCGTGCGCCGGGCCGCTTCGACCACGCCGGCGGGCACGGTGAAGGCGACCGCGTCACCGCGGCCCGAGCGTTCGGCCGGGCGGCGGTGGTCGGCCGGCAGCTCCAGCGGCTGGAGACCGGCGAGGCGCTCGCGCCAGTACGCCGCCTGCCCGTCCAGCGCCGGCCCGTCCAGGGCCGCCCGCTGCCAGGCGGCGAAGTCCGCGTACTGGAGCTCCAGCGGTACGAGCGCGGCCTCACGGCCTGCGGCCGCCGCCCCGTACAGCTCCCGCAGTTCCCGGGCCAGGACGCCCTCCGACCAGCCGTCGGAGACGATGTGGTGCAGCGCGATCAGCAGCAGCCACTCCGCGTCGGCGACACGTACCGCCACCGCTCGCAGCAGCGGACCCGCCGCCAGGTCGAACGGCGTTCCCGCCGCCTCGCGCAGGATGCCGAGCGCCGCGTCGCCGCCGGGGCCCCGGGCGTCGTGCACCTCCACGGCCACCTCTCGCGGCGCCTCGACGAGCTGGACCGGGCGGCCCGTGCCGTCCGCCACGAACCGGGTCCGCAGGATCTCGTGCCGGGCCACCAGCGCGGTCAGCGCGGCCCCGAACACCTCGGGTGCGAAGGGGCCCGTGACACGCAGCCCGGCGGGGACGACGTACTCGGCCCGTCCCGGGTCCAACTGGTCCAGGAACCAGAGCCGCTGCTGGGCGAACGACAGCGGCAGCGGCCCGGCCGAGCGGTCCGCGCGCGGTATCGCGGTCACCGTCCCCGGGGTGAGCGCGTCGACGGCGGTCGCCAGCAGCGCGGGGGTCGGCGCCTCGAACAGGGTGCGGTGCGGCACGTCCACGCCCAGGTCGCGGCGCAGCCGGGAAGCGACCCGGGCTGCCAGCAGGGAGTGCCCGCCCAGCTCGAAGAAGTCGTCGTCGGCGCCCACCGGGTCCACGCCCAGCACCTCGGCCCAGATACCGGCGACCGCCAGCTGCGTCGGTGTGCCGGGCACCCGGTACGCGGCGGAGAGCTCCGGACGGTCGCCCTGCGGCGCCGGCAGCGCCTTGCGGTTCACCTTGCCGTTCGGCGTCAGCGGAAGCCGCTCCAGCGTCACGTACCGGCCGGGCACCATGTGCTCCGGCAGCACCCGAGCCAGGGCCCGGCGCAGACCGGAGGCCGCAGGCCCGGCACCGTCCGCCGCCACCAGATACGCCACCAGGCGCTTGTCGCCCGGGACGTCCTCGCGGACCACGACCGTTGCCGCCGCCACGTCCGGCCGGGCGAGCAGGGCGTTCTCGATCTCGCCCAGTTCCACCCGGTGGCCGCGCAGCTTGACCTGGTCGTCGATCCGGCCGAGGTAGACGAGGCGCCCGTCCGGCAGCCACTTCACCAGGTCCCCGGTGCGGTACACCCGGGCGTCCGGGTCCGCCGGGAACGGGTGCGGCACGAACCGCTCCGCCGTCAGATCGGGCCGCCCCAGATAGCCGAGGGCCACGTTCACCCCGCCGATCAGCAACTCGCCGGGCACGCCCACCGGCTGGACCTCGCCGTGCGCGCCGACCACGAAGACCTCGGTGTTGTCGATCGCGCGGCCCATCGGCACGTGGTCCGCTGCGGGGTCCACCGACACCGTCCGGCTGACCACGTTGCCCACGGTCGCCTCGGTCGGCCCGTACTCGTTGACGACGGCCGTGTCGTCCGCGCCGCTCACCAGAATCCGGTGCGTCAGCGCCGGAGTCAGATCCTCGCCGCCCGCCACCACCGTCGCGATGCCGTGCCGCAGCCCGTCCCGCTCCAGCCGGGCCGTCAGCAGCTCCAGATGGGAGGGCGTTGCCTTGAGGAAGCTGATCCGCGCGCCGCCCGCCACGAGGTCCACGGCGGCGTCGAACACGGTCTGCCCGGGACCGGGGCTCGGAACCGTCAGCCGCAGCCCCTGCACCAGCGGGAGGAAGAGCGCGGTGACCGTCAGGTCGAAGGCCGCCGACGAGCAGAGCAGCGAGCCGGTCTCGGCCCCGGGCGCGGGCGGGTAGTTGCGGTCGCACCAGTGCAGGTAGTTGACGACGCCCCGGTGTGCCACCCGGACGCCCTTGGGGCGGCCCGTCGAGCCCGAGGTGTAGATGACGTAGGCCAGGTCGTCGGGGCCCGCCTCGACCAGCGGGGCCGGTCCGTCGCCGTCCGGCCAGCCGCTGTCGGTGAGCAGCAGTTCGGGGCCCGCCGCGAACAGGGGGGCGTGTGCGGACTGGGTGATCACCACGGGCGCCGCACTGTCACCGACCATGTACCGCAGCCGCTCGGCCGGATAGGACGGGTCCAACGGCACATACGCCGCACCGGACTTGAGGACACCCAGCAGGGCGCACACCAGATCGGCGCCGTGGTCCAGGCACACCGCGACCAGCGCGCCGGGCCCGACGCCCCGCTCGCCGAGGTGGCGTGCGAGCCGGTTCGCCCGTTCGTCCAGCGCACGGTAGGTCAGCAGGTGCCCGTCGTGCTCCAGGGCGACCGCGTCCGGGTGCCGAGTGGCGCTCTCCTCGATCAGCCGGTGGACGGTGGACGTGTCCGGGAACGCGGAGCGGGGGCCGTTCCACTCGGTGAGGATCCGCGTCCGCTCGGCCGCCGTGAGCATCTCCAGCGCGGACTGCCGCGTGTCCGGTGCCCCGGCGGCGGACCGGGCGAGGACACCGAAGTGGTCCGTCAGACGCTCCGCCGTGGCCCGGTCGAACAGGTCCGTGCGGTAGCCCAGGACACCGTGCAGCGCGTCGCCGTCGGCGGTGAGCTCCAGAGTCACCTGCGCGGTGGGTGCGAACACGGCCGGAGCCCCGCCCGCCGGGTGCCACGCGAAGCCCGGGGCGCCGTCCAGCGCACCGCCGGCCGCCTCCGCGAGCTGCGCGAACGGCAGCCCGCGCCGCGCGCTCAGGGCTGCCGCGACGTGTGCCAGCGCGTCCTCGAACAGCGGGTCGCCGTCCGGGCCCCGTACGGCCCGTGTCCGTCCGTCGTCACCCGGCACGACCACCGGGACGTCGCCCCGGCCGCTGTGCCGTGCGATCAGGGCCTGGAACACCGCCAGCAGGGCAGCCGGGAGATCCGTCCCCCGCTCGTGCGCCGTGGCGCACAGCGCCTGTGCCGTCGTGGCCGGTACGTCGAAGAGGACCCGGTCCCGGGGACCGGGCGCGCCGTCCGACGGCCGCCGGTCCGCCGGCAGCTCCAGCGGCTCCAGGCCCTCCAGCGCGTGTCGCCACTCCTCAACCTGGTGATCAGCCACCGTTCACTCCCCATCATCGTCAGCACGTTGTCAGCGGTACAAGCGGCGGTCGCAGCAGAAGCGGCACAAGCGGTGTGAGCGGTTCGGTGCCGAGGACGTCCGCGCTCAGCACGTTAGGACGCGTGCGCGGGCGCCCCCAGTGGGCACAAGTGACGCTCCGGCGGCTGGCCACAAGTGCCCAGTGCCGCCGGGGATCACCGCTGGCCACGATGGACGACGTCACCCGCCGACAGCCCGGACGTCCGGAGCCGACTCCCAGAAGTTCCGCCGAACACCCGTAACAAGAAAGGGGCTTCGGGGACCCGGCCAGGACCGGGCACGCCCGGATGACCGGCCCGATCGCAGCGATCGCGGCCCCTACGGCGTCGAGAGGAAAGCCGGTCTTGTACCAGCGTCATCAGCCCCCGGAGAGCCCGCCCCGCGCGGTCCTGAGCACCATCCCCTCGGACGCGCACACCTGGAACCTGCTGTTCCTCCACCTCCTGCTGGAGGAACAGGGATGGGAGGTCACCAACCTCGGAGCCTGCGTCCCGGTCGACACCCTGGTCACCGAGTCCGCCGCACAGCCCCCCGGCCTCGTCGTCGTGAGCACCGTCAACGGCCACGGCGCCGAGGAGGCCCCGGCCCTGGCACGCGCACTGCGTGCCGTGCCCGCCCTGGCCCGGGTACCGCTCGTCATCGGCGGCAAACTCGACACCGAAGGGTCCATCGCCCCCGACGCCCACCCCGCGCTCACCGAGGCCGGCTTCGACGCCGTCCTGACCGGGCCGAACGCCGTACCGCGCCTGCTCGCCCTGCTCGACTCCCTCTCCCAGCGCGGGCACGGAAGGGCCTACGCCGATGCCGTCCGCTGACCCCGCCACCGGCAGCGCGACACCGCGCCCCGGCCCCGCCCATGGCGGCGACTTCCACCGCTTCATGGCGGATGCCGCACGCTCCGGCACGCTCGTCGTCCAGCCCCGCATGGGGTTCGCCGACCCCGCCAGGATGCGCGCCGGACTCCTCGCCACCCGGGGCGCCGCCGCCACCACCGTCGGCACCCTCACCCTCGACAGCTTCACCCGCGTCGGCGACTACGCCGCCGCCGCCCGCGCCGCCGCCCGGGGACACCCGCTCAACGGATACCCGCTCGTGAGCATGCCCCTCACCACCACCACCGGGCTGCTCGACGGCGTCCGGGGCGAGAACTTCCCCGTCCAGGTACGGCACGGCTCCGCACAGCCCGGCCGCATCGTCGAGGCACTGATCGACGCCGGACTCGACGCCACCGAGGGCGGCCCCGTCTCCTACTGCCTGCCCTACGGCCGCACCCCGCTGGCCACCTCCGTGCGGGCGTGGCGCGAGGCCTGCCGCACGCTCGCCGCACTCCGTACCTCCGGCATCGAACCGCACCTGGAGAGCTTCGGCGGCTGCATGCTGGGCCAGCTCTGCCCGCCCTCGCTGCTCATCGCCCTCTCCGTACTGGAAGGAATGTTCTTCCGGCAGCACGGCCTGCGCAGCGTCTCCCTGAGCTACGCCCAGCAGACCAGCGCCGAGCAGGACGAGGAAGCCGTCCACGCGCTGCGCGCCCTGGCCGCCGATCACCTCCCGGACACCTCGTGGCACGTGGTCGTCTACGCCTACATGGGCGTCTACCCGGAGACCAGGTCCGGCGCGCTCGCCCTCGTCGCGGACGCCGCCCGCCTCGCGGCAAGGACCGGAGCCGCACGCCTCATCGTCAAGACGGCCGCCGAGGCCGCCCGCATTCCGTCGGTCGCCGAGAACGTCACTGCGCTGGAGACGGCCACCGAAGCCGCACGGTCCGTCCGGCGAACCCCACCACCGCCGTCCACCGGCATCGAGGAGGAGGCCCGCGCCCTGGTGGAGGCCGTTCTCGGCCTGCACGACGACATCGGCCAGGCCCTGATCCGGGCCTTCGCCCGTGGCTACCTCGACGTCCCCTTCTGCCTGCACCCCGACAACGCGGGCCGCACCCGCAGCGTCATCTCCGAACAGGGCCGGCTGGAGTGGTCCCGCACCGGCTCCCTGCCGCTCGGCCCCACCACCGCCGTGCACAGCTCCCGCCGCCTGACCTCGTCGGGACTGATGTACGCGCTCCAGCACGTCAAGACCCGCTACGACGCGCCCGCCGGCCCGCTCGCCCGAGCGAGCTGACCACCCGTCACTCCACCCCCTCCGGTGCCCCTCCCGGGCCGGTGAACCGTACGTCGACCGGACAAGGACCGACATGACACTCCAGATCGATCACTCCCTCACGTTCCCCGCCGCCCCCGCCCTGCCCTCGCCGCTGGAACACCTGCGTGATCCGCGCACCAGGGCGGCCCTGCGCGTCCAGCAGGCCCTGGTCGCGGGCGCCCGCGCCTACCTGCGCGCCGACGACGCGGTGGAAATGGCCCACCCGATCATCGGACCCGTCACCGACCCCGGCTCACGCGGCGCCAAGCAGGTCGATGTCGACTTCTACGGTCACCGCTACAAGCTGATGACCAGTGCCATCCTCTACAAGCAGGCGTCCCTGCTGGCGTATGACCGCATCTTCCTCATCGCGCCCAACGTCCGCCTGGAACCCGTGGAGACCAGCACGACCAACCGTCACCTTGCCGAGTTCCGGCAGATCGACGTCGAGTACGCGGGCGCCACCCGCGACGACGCCATGGACATCGCCGAGGGCCTCGTCCGCCACGCGGTCAACACCGCAGCCGACGAGTGCGGCGCCGAACTCGCCGTACTGGGCCGCGATCCCGACACCCTGCGCCGGTTCGTCGCCAGCCCGTTCGCCCGAGTGCCGCACGGCGAGGTCGTCGAACGGCTGCGCCGCGACGGCTACCCGCAGGCCGAGGGCACGGAGATCGAGTGGGAGGCGGAGGAGCGCGTCTCCCGCCAGGCCGATGCCCCGTTCTTCGTCGTCGGATACCCCAAGGGCTCGCGCGGCTTCTACGACAAGGAGAGCCCGGCCGAGCCCGGCACCCTGCTCAACTTCGACCTGATCGCACCCGAGTCCTGCGGTGAACTGTGCAGCGGCAGCGAGCGCGAGAGCGAGTACGCCGCCCTCGTCACCCGGATGCGGGAGACCGGCGAGAACCCCGCCAAGTACGCCTGGTACCTCGACGTCGCCCGGCACGGCATCCCCCGGAGCGCGGGCTTCGGCATCGGCCTGGAACGGCTCACCCGCTGGGTCGCCGGCCTCGACTCCGTCTGGCAGGCCACCGCCTTCCCGAAGCTCGCGGGGGTGGTGTCCCCGTGACGTACCTGACCGCACCCGGCCTGCCCGAGGACAGCATCCGCGCCCGTGCCCGCGACGGGGCCGCCGCCGTGTTCCCGCCCCTCGACAGCTACGGCACCGCCGTCTTCGGCGGGACGCGCGAGCAGGGCGACGAGATCGACGCCCTGCGCCTCGCGCCGCCCGTCTTCATGCCCGGCCGCCTCGCCAAGCTCATCGACCTCGGGCGCGAGCCCCTCTACTCCGACGTGAACCTCGCCACCGGGCTCGGCGGCTTCGACGCCCCGCTGCCGGTGTACGTGTCCGCCCTCGGCTCCACCCGTGTCGCCGGCACCAGCCTCGCCCTCAGCCGCCAGGCCGGGCGCCTCGGCATCCCCATGGTCATCGGCGAGAACGTCGCCCCGATGAACGGCTTCCGCAGCAGCGGCGACGACCACCGCAAGGGCCTGCTGGAACGCATCCTCGCCTACTGCGAGGAACTGCCCGACGGCGTCGGCGGCCTCTGCGTCCAGCAGAGCACCGAGGACGCCGATTCCGAGGTCTGGAACCACGTCTACAGCGACTCCGCCGTCTCCGGACTCCTCGCCTCGGGCCGCCTCGGCTTCGAGATGAAGGTCGGGCAGGGCGCCAAGCCGGGACTCGGCGGCCTCACCATGGTCAGCGAGGCGGTCGCCGCCGACCTCGAAGGACAGTACGCGGTCGAACGCCTCACCGACGGCGGCGCGGTCCTGCGCTGCTCGAGCCCCGGCACCTTCACCGACGAGATCTTCCGCCGGCAGATCCAGCTCATGCGCAACAACTACCCGCGCGCCCGCTGCTGGGTGAAGCTCTTCCCCGGCCGGGACGTCGGCCGCGCCGCGGGCATCGCCTGGGACGCGGGCGCCCATGCCGTCACCGTTGACGGGGCCGAGGGCGGCACCGGGTGGGCCCCCACCGGCTTCCTGGGGCACGTGGGACTGCCGCTGGCCGAATGCCTGCGCCGCGTCGAACCCGCCGGCCGCACCCTGCTCGCCAGCGGCCGCGTCTGGGACGGAATCCGCGCCGTGAAACTGCTCGCCCTCGGCGCCCGCGCGGTCGGTCTCGGCCGCGCCGCGCTGGTGGCCGCCGACGAGGACCCCGTACACGGACTCGAACGCCTCCTGGACGCCATGGCCCTGGAGATGCGCATGGCCGTCAGCTCCCTCGGCAGGTACGCGGCGGACGAGACCGGCCCCGAGGACCTGTGGAGGCCCGAGTCATGATCTACGAGCACACATACGAGATGGTCACCGACGACCTCTTCGTCCGCCTGCCACGGATGGCACCGGGTTGCGAGGTCTTCCTCAAGATCGAGGGGCTCAACCCGGCCGGCTCCGTCAAGCTCAAGACGGCACTGAGCCTGGTCGAGGACGCCGAGCACCGTGGCGTACTCACCCCCGGCGCCCGCGTCATCGAATCGTCCTCCGGAAACCTCGGAATCGCCCTCAGCTCCATCTGCGCCACCAAGGGATACGCCTTCACCTGCGTGGTCGACCCCAACACCAACGCGACCAGCATGGACCACATGCGCGCACTCGGCGCCGAGGTCGTCGTCGTGGACACCGTGGACGCCAACGGCGGCTTCCTCCAGTCCCGCATCGCCCACATCCGGCGCCGCGTCGAGGCGGACCCCGCCATGGTGTGGCTCAACCAGTACGCCAACCCGGCCAACCCGCACGCGCACTACGCGCAGACCGCGAGCACCCTGCTCAAGGAGCTCCAGCACATCGACTACCTCTTCGTCGGAGCGGGCTCCACCGGCACGTTCGTCGGCTGCTCCCGTTACCTGCGTGAGTTCTCCCCGGAGACCCGGATCGTCGCCGTGGACGCCGTCGGCTCGGTCATCTTCGGCGCACCGCCCGGACCCCGGCTCATTCCCGGGATCGGCGCCAGCCGCATCCCCGAACTCTTCGAGCCGGGCCTCGCTGACGACGTCGTGCTCGTCGCCGAGGAGGACGCGGTCCGCGAGTGCCGGCTGCTGGCCCGCACCCACGGCCTCCTGGTCGGCGGCTCCACCGGCTCCGTCCTGGCCGCGATCCGCCGGTACGCGGACGGGTTCCCCGCCGGCTCCCGTATCGCCGCCA
This window of the Streptomyces sp. 840.1 genome carries:
- a CDS encoding non-ribosomal peptide synthetase, which encodes MADHQVEEWRHALEGLEPLELPADRRPSDGAPGPRDRVLFDVPATTAQALCATAHERGTDLPAALLAVFQALIARHSGRGDVPVVVPGDDGRTRAVRGPDGDPLFEDALAHVAAALSARRGLPFAQLAEAAGGALDGAPGFAWHPAGGAPAVFAPTAQVTLELTADGDALHGVLGYRTDLFDRATAERLTDHFGVLARSAAGAPDTRQSALEMLTAAERTRILTEWNGPRSAFPDTSTVHRLIEESATRHPDAVALEHDGHLLTYRALDERANRLARHLGERGVGPGALVAVCLDHGADLVCALLGVLKSGAAYVPLDPSYPAERLRYMVGDSAAPVVITQSAHAPLFAAGPELLLTDSGWPDGDGPAPLVEAGPDDLAYVIYTSGSTGRPKGVRVAHRGVVNYLHWCDRNYPPAPGAETGSLLCSSAAFDLTVTALFLPLVQGLRLTVPSPGPGQTVFDAAVDLVAGGARISFLKATPSHLELLTARLERDGLRHGIATVVAGGEDLTPALTHRILVSGADDTAVVNEYGPTEATVGNVVSRTVSVDPAADHVPMGRAIDNTEVFVVGAHGEVQPVGVPGELLIGGVNVALGYLGRPDLTAERFVPHPFPADPDARVYRTGDLVKWLPDGRLVYLGRIDDQVKLRGHRVELGEIENALLARPDVAAATVVVREDVPGDKRLVAYLVAADGAGPAASGLRRALARVLPEHMVPGRYVTLERLPLTPNGKVNRKALPAPQGDRPELSAAYRVPGTPTQLAVAGIWAEVLGVDPVGADDDFFELGGHSLLAARVASRLRRDLGVDVPHRTLFEAPTPALLATAVDALTPGTVTAIPRADRSAGPLPLSFAQQRLWFLDQLDPGRAEYVVPAGLRVTGPFAPEVFGAALTALVARHEILRTRFVADGTGRPVQLVEAPREVAVEVHDARGPGGDAALGILREAAGTPFDLAAGPLLRAVAVRVADAEWLLLIALHHIVSDGWSEGVLARELRELYGAAAAGREAALVPLELQYADFAAWQRAALDGPALDGQAAYWRERLAGLQPLELPADHRRPAERSGRGDAVAFTVPAGVVEAARRTAAGHGASLFMSLLAVFQLLMAKYSGQEDIAVGSPVAGRGRAETEELIGFFVNTLVMRTDLSGDPAFGELLDRVRDTALGAFDHQELPFERLVEELAPERDLSRTPLFQTMFVLQNTPDGNSWGLPGLEVEPFAVRAEEAKFDLTLFLTERPDGSLDGNLVFAVDLFERATAKRLAGHFTTLLEAAVTGRDQRLSELEVLAGAERRRVLDEWSGISSLSPGAAMTAHRLVEERAALLPGTAAVLSEAGELTYRELNERANRLARHLRSLGAGPDRVVAVCLERGPDQITALLAALKSGAAYVPLDPELPADRLAFMIEDSGAAHVVTDAAHTDRLPRMPHRFLTDRDWPLVQDLAPHDPEPAAAPDDLAYLIYTSGSTGRPKGVQIEHRSLVNLVHWTVESFGAAPGRRVAHLAGLGFDAAAWELWPALSAGATVCVPDEAVRRTPELLQRWLAGRRVHGTFLSTPMLEALAALDWPEATSLAYVLTGGDALRLPPGLRLPFRVVNNYGPTEATVVTTSAEVVPGVAVPPIGRPVRNTVVHVVDRHDRPVPIGVPGELLVGGAGLARGYQGLPQQTAERFAALDIDGTPRRVYRTGDRVRWLPDGQLEFLGRLDDQVKLRGHRIEPGEIESVLLAGAEIAAATVVLREDAPGDKRLVAYVVPEGPAPAAEGLRARLRRELPASMVPSAFVVLDRLPLTANGKVDRRALPAPLARPSGERTAPRTPAERAVAAAWSQVLNTEITGVEDNFFELGGHSLLATQVTSRLRAALGVEVPVRSVFAAPTLAALAAVVADLDPDEAGRIMPAPRTGGPLPLSYAQQRLWFLDQLEPGRAEYVVPFALHVRGVLDVTALDAALTAMVARHEVLRTRFVPRDGEPGQVIDPPAPVGATVHDLRHILDPAERGAEARRFAEAEAGEPFDLAAGPLLRARLVRLADDEAFLLLTVHHIAADGWSEGVMARELREGYRAAASGVAPAGPAELPLQYADFAVWQRERLTGGLLAEQLAYWRDRLTGLESLELPSDHHRPAGPPEGGSTVAFEVPAGVATRLRAAATANDASLYMVLLAAFQVLLAKYTMQDDIAVGSPIAGRNRAETEELIGFFVNTLVMRTDLSGDPAFGELLDRVKEAALGAYDHQDLPFERLVEELAPDRDPSRNPLFQVLFALQNTPDGHTWGLPGLEVEPFTVTLPDAKFDLSLMMSEAPDGSLRGTLEYRTDLFERDTVDRLAGHLGTLLDAVAGAPGARLSQLCLLTPVERRKSLVEWNDTAAASPGTATLHGLFEERAARQPYTVAVEWPGAELTYGELNTRANRIAHHLRARYGARPDMPVAVCLGRGADLVTAELAVLKSGAAYVPLDPEYPVERLAYMVRDTRTPVVLTHAAYADRLPPGVPLLLLDECDAEGGPLDGEAVTDPEPAAASDNLAYLIYTSGSTGRPKGVQVEHRSLVNLVHWTAAEYGLEPGQRIALLAGIAFDAATWELWLGLTRGATCCVPTEKVRLAPQLLRDWLGERGIHATFLSTPMLESLSALDWGPDSTLDYVLTGGDRLRMPPRARLPFRVVNNYGPTETTVVATSTVCVPGDAVPPIGRPVANTRCFVVNQHGTPQPVGVPGELLVGGVQVARGYLGRPDLTQERFVTFGAEETGGRVYRTGDLVRWRADGQLEFLRRIDHQVKIRGNRIELGEIEANLLSHPGVGEVAVTVREDTAGDKRLVAYLVAAGGGAPSVADLHAHLGRQLPDYMIPAAFMVLERLPLTANGKVDRAALPVPDGSRPDLGTSYTAPRNTVERHITAVWTELLGIERVGVHDNFFQLGGHSLLATQVASRLRRALRVDVPVRAVFDHPTPAELAQHIADLMMAAINAQFAPAG
- a CDS encoding cobalamin B12-binding domain-containing protein gives rise to the protein MYQRHQPPESPPRAVLSTIPSDAHTWNLLFLHLLLEEQGWEVTNLGACVPVDTLVTESAAQPPGLVVVSTVNGHGAEEAPALARALRAVPALARVPLVIGGKLDTEGSIAPDAHPALTEAGFDAVLTGPNAVPRLLALLDSLSQRGHGRAYADAVR
- a CDS encoding methylaspartate mutase, producing MPSADPATGSATPRPGPAHGGDFHRFMADAARSGTLVVQPRMGFADPARMRAGLLATRGAAATTVGTLTLDSFTRVGDYAAAARAAARGHPLNGYPLVSMPLTTTTGLLDGVRGENFPVQVRHGSAQPGRIVEALIDAGLDATEGGPVSYCLPYGRTPLATSVRAWREACRTLAALRTSGIEPHLESFGGCMLGQLCPPSLLIALSVLEGMFFRQHGLRSVSLSYAQQTSAEQDEEAVHALRALAADHLPDTSWHVVVYAYMGVYPETRSGALALVADAARLAARTGAARLIVKTAAEAARIPSVAENVTALETATEAARSVRRTPPPPSTGIEEEARALVEAVLGLHDDIGQALIRAFARGYLDVPFCLHPDNAGRTRSVISEQGRLEWSRTGSLPLGPTTAVHSSRRLTSSGLMYALQHVKTRYDAPAGPLARAS
- a CDS encoding asparagine synthetase A — translated: MTLQIDHSLTFPAAPALPSPLEHLRDPRTRAALRVQQALVAGARAYLRADDAVEMAHPIIGPVTDPGSRGAKQVDVDFYGHRYKLMTSAILYKQASLLAYDRIFLIAPNVRLEPVETSTTNRHLAEFRQIDVEYAGATRDDAMDIAEGLVRHAVNTAADECGAELAVLGRDPDTLRRFVASPFARVPHGEVVERLRRDGYPQAEGTEIEWEAEERVSRQADAPFFVVGYPKGSRGFYDKESPAEPGTLLNFDLIAPESCGELCSGSERESEYAALVTRMRETGENPAKYAWYLDVARHGIPRSAGFGIGLERLTRWVAGLDSVWQATAFPKLAGVVSP
- a CDS encoding glutamate synthase-related protein, encoding MTYLTAPGLPEDSIRARARDGAAAVFPPLDSYGTAVFGGTREQGDEIDALRLAPPVFMPGRLAKLIDLGREPLYSDVNLATGLGGFDAPLPVYVSALGSTRVAGTSLALSRQAGRLGIPMVIGENVAPMNGFRSSGDDHRKGLLERILAYCEELPDGVGGLCVQQSTEDADSEVWNHVYSDSAVSGLLASGRLGFEMKVGQGAKPGLGGLTMVSEAVAADLEGQYAVERLTDGGAVLRCSSPGTFTDEIFRRQIQLMRNNYPRARCWVKLFPGRDVGRAAGIAWDAGAHAVTVDGAEGGTGWAPTGFLGHVGLPLAECLRRVEPAGRTLLASGRVWDGIRAVKLLALGARAVGLGRAALVAADEDPVHGLERLLDAMALEMRMAVSSLGRYAADETGPEDLWRPES
- the sbnA gene encoding 2,3-diaminopropionate biosynthesis protein SbnA, producing the protein MIYEHTYEMVTDDLFVRLPRMAPGCEVFLKIEGLNPAGSVKLKTALSLVEDAEHRGVLTPGARVIESSSGNLGIALSSICATKGYAFTCVVDPNTNATSMDHMRALGAEVVVVDTVDANGGFLQSRIAHIRRRVEADPAMVWLNQYANPANPHAHYAQTASTLLKELQHIDYLFVGAGSTGTFVGCSRYLREFSPETRIVAVDAVGSVIFGAPPGPRLIPGIGASRIPELFEPGLADDVVLVAEEDAVRECRLLARTHGLLVGGSTGSVLAAIRRYADGFPAGSRIAAISPDLGERYLGTVYNDAWVKEHLGALA